One Cardiocondyla obscurior isolate alpha-2009 linkage group LG16, Cobs3.1, whole genome shotgun sequence genomic region harbors:
- the LOC139109088 gene encoding uncharacterized protein, translated as MAQTLLLPRRKIHIPLCGIGAVKARTVRAVMSITLHSQYHKSFQMDCEVLILSKLTGLLPPTGLQITRHKYYDNLDLADPHYYESAKIDVLLGATVYNAIICSGVLRRPDTGLIAQETLLGWIVSGATEYNRSRRAEHISNKVTIAMYCTAEEKLRQDLQRLWILEEVEGAASRLSLEEEKSEEMFKNGYSRDEKGRYTVRLPFIYEPHETIQKTRLIAQRSLAALERRLSRNLKLNEEYHRFMQIYELMGHME; from the coding sequence ATGGCGCAAACACTATTACTCCCTCGTAGGAAAATACATATTCCGCTCTGTGGAATAGGAGCTGTGAAGGCACGTACAGTGCGAGCCGTGATGAGCATCACGCTGCACTCCCAGTATCATAAATCTTTCCAGATGGATTGTGAAGTATTAATATTGTCGAAATTGACTGGATTGTTACCTCCTACCGGACTGCAAATTACTCGTCACAAGTATTATGATAATTTAGATTTGGCTGACCCTCATTATTACGAGTCCGCGAAGATTGATGTTTTATTGGGGGCAACTGTTTATAATGCGATAATATGCAGTGGAGTACTGCGAAGACCTGACACAGGGCTCATTGCACAAGAGACATTACTAGGATGGATTGTGTCAGGCGCTACTGAGTACAATCGTTCAAGGCGGGCGGAACATATTAGTAATAAAGTAACAATCGCAATGTACTGTACTGCGGAAGAGAAACTGAGGCAAGATTTGCAACGATTATGGATACTAGAAGAAGTTGAAGGAGCTGCATCGCGATTAAGTCTTGAAGAGGAAAAAAGTGAGGAGATGTTTAAAAACGGGTATTCTCGCGATGAGAAAGGCCGTTATACGGTCCGCTTACCTTTCATATATGAACCTCATGAAACGATTCAGAAAACCAGATTAATAGCACAGCGTTCTTTAGCGGCTTTGGAGAGACGGTTGTCTcgcaatttgaaattaaatgagGAATACCATCGCTTCATGCAAATCTATGAGCTGATGGGGCATATGGAGTGA
- the LOC139109091 gene encoding uncharacterized protein: protein MSQNHDTLINNQQELHGRIARAVDNLRKLGSAKITTSAIEIRINQLDTNWAKFEKAHDQLREEYWEQVKTHAYITKDYYAIVEEVYYNQRATLEEMMLTLSPSAGSSKTPESPRSSEPLRSQLPRLQLPTFSGRFEDWPNFKDLFQSMVGADSSLQEIQKFHYLRSSLKGEAEQLTRNIPTTAGNYERVWTMLQEHYENKRLLVRSVLTSFSNLPKMKGESAFELRKIFNGMLQTVAALEGIQRPVAENDLFVHRIIELFDSYTRKEWESVIGNTTDPPCYEELRLFMENRLRTLEAIQPTGRDLSSKTTSGFRATRALVSNPAPLQSGGKPNTCFLCHGQHYILGCPEFKRKEPNARKEFAIEHRLCFNCFGNHRNDLCPSTRTCYHCKDRHHTTIHEACSTGSMRTRVNASAAERRTTGPRAIEHRASEEFNASSSRNINTGTAPPKYSEAAEKSAGTSTEGAVALHLRNIIERKRVLLATARVFVTDKFGKKHTVRALIDPGSEVSLASESLMQKLKLPRFSDSTPIFGIGGIINMHARGKVIFKIESGTKTPFSLQITALILSRLTASGVSLENMYNEWQHLSGLELADPDFRASFNIELILGAEVYAIILEEGIRKGNINAPIAIKTALGWVLSGTAGGESTGKGVSVHKCTTGIDLSDLVKQFWQQEEIKLSLPALTAEEIECEKHFVETHRRDETGRYIIRLPFLSKDAIPNFKNSRSIAVKMLQALEKRLSKQPQIRKLYNEFMTEYQQLEHMTKVTSPAPTDEVCCYLPHHCVIKSAEEKTKIRVVCNGSARMAQNISLNQVLLTGKNLLPELPAIITNWRRHRFAIVADIEKMYRQILVDDADKKMQRIVWRYDPAENVNDYQLNTLTYGLACAPFVALRVLQQLAEDEKEKYPIGASVLQSETYMDDILTGASSVNGKRALIKDLVAICMAGGFPLKKWAASSKLIEDIIPKTEHQNQPVVWQSIEGHPILGMQWNPRTDTFAFHIHIIAEKIYSKRKILSEVAQLFDPLGWLAPVIIRAKIFIQTLWLKSLDWDEPLPKEEQEFWLKFQAELPELQKIALPRWINSLASNCSIEIHGFSDASERAIAAVVYLRVTCTSPDEYDDFHFSKISLLQSKTKVAPLKTISLPRLELNAAALLVRLVNKIKLAAKFKINRVYLWSDSTVTLAWIRGHSSRWSTYVANRVTEIQETLPDAQWKHVSGNENPADCASRGISPSELAGHPLWWTGPAWLSPYDELNARLFHQEIPRTHEEERPARVHIVENKKQENEMLLQFSSLTRLLHITAWCRRWPARLRKRKNQDQDLELSELEDAKNLWIKHSQDIFFSKEIKAIKNKQTLLRQSALYKLNPFVDKNEILRVGGRLQHSSINYNQKHPIILSKDSYFAKLVIDKCHRMTLHGGVQLTLATIRQRYWILGGRQIVKSFIHKCAKCIRWKGTACFPLMGSLPHARTSPLPPFFNTGLDYAGPIMMRTSKGRGQRAYKGFIAIFVCFSTRAVHIEAVSDYTTEAFLAAFRRFTSRRGLCAHLYSDRGTNFIGADAQLRNFIKQITHDSLIKNNLTNKGVLWHFNPPSAPHFGGLWEAAVKSAKFHIHRVIGKATLTYEELATFLTQVEACLNSRPLLPISDDPEDFEALTPGHFLIGQPLNALPEPSLQEISENRLKRWQLIQKMRDHFWQRWSNEYIPTLNVRNKWSVAMKNLKINTLCLIRGEGTAPAKWPLGRIIAIHPGADGQVRVVTVKTATTTFTRPVVKIVPLFADNEINHDSNATET from the coding sequence ATGAGTCAGAATCACGATACGTTAATCAACAACCAACAGGAATTGCACGGCCGTATTGCAAGAGCCGTAGACAATTTGCGTAAGCTGGGATCAGCAAAGATAACAACCAGTGCGATAGAAATTAGAATCAATCAACTGGATACCAATTGGGCGAAATTCGAAAAGGCTCATGATCAATTAAGAGAAGAATATTGGGAACAAGTGAAAACCCATGCCTATATTACTAAAGATTATTATGCAATCGTGGAAGAGGTTTATTACAATCAGCGGGCTACTTTGGAAGAAATGATGCTAACATTGTCGCCCTCAGCAGGATCATCAAAGACACCGGAATCTCCGCGCAGTTCGGAGCCCCTTCGAAGCCAACTACCAAGATTGCAATTGCCTACTTTCTCGGGACGCTTTGAGGATTGGCCGAATTTTAAAGATCTTTTCCAGTCAATGGTGGGAGCTGACAGTTCATTGCAAGAAATACAGAAGTTCCATTACTTAAGAAGCAGTCTTAAGGGGGAAGCGGAACAATTAACACGAAACATTCCGACGACCGCAGGAAATTACGAACGAGTGTGGACCATGCTTCAGGAACATTACGAAAATAAGCGTTTGCTTGTGCGTTCCGTGCTTACCTCCTTTTCAAATTTGCCGAAAATGAAAGGAGAGAGTGCATTTGAATTGCGAAAGATTTTTAATGGAATGCTGCAGACCGTTGCTGCATTAGAAGGAATCCAGAGGCCTGTAGcagaaaatgatttatttgtGCATCGAATAATTGAGCTTTTCGATTCTTATACACGAAAGGAGTGGGAATCGGTTATTGGAAATACCACAGATCCTCCATGCTATGAGGAATTGAGACTGTTTATGGAAAACCGTCTCCGAACTTTGGAGGCGATCCAGCCGACGGGACGTGATTTATCGTCTAAAACTACATCTGGATTTCGGGCTACGCGAGCACTTGTTTCTAACCCAGCTCCGTTACAGAGCGGAGGTAAGCCGAACACGTGTTTTTTGTGCCACGGACAACATTATATTCTGGGCTGCCCGgaatttaaaagaaaggaGCCTAATGCGCGTAAAGAATTCGCGATAGAGCATCGCTTGTGCTTTAACTGCTTTGGAAATCATCGAAACGATCTGTGTCCTTCTACCAGAACCTGCTACCATTGCAAAGACAGACATCATACAACAATCCATGAGGCCTGTTCAACCGGAAGTATGCGAACCAGAGTCAATGCCTCCGCCGCAGAGCGTCGTACCACCGGACCCAGAGCCATCGAGCATCGAGCCTCAGAGGAGTTCAACGCATCCAGCAGCAGGAACATCAACACCGGGACGGCGCCGCCGAAATACTCGGAAGCAGCCGAAAAATCAGCCGGAACCAGCACGGAAGGAGCAGTGGCTCTCCACTTGCGTAATATCATAGAGCGGAAACGAGTTTTGCTTGCGACTGCCAGGGTCTTCGTTACAGATAAATTTGGTAAAAAACACACCGTGCGTGCGCTAATTGATCCGGGTTCGGAAGTCTCGCTTGCTTCTGAatctttaatgcaaaaattaaaacttccGCGGTTTTCGGATTCAACGCCTATTTTTGGAATTGgtggaataataaatatgcatgcTCGTggtaaagtaatatttaagaTAGAATCCGGAACAAAGACTCCGTTTTCATTACAAATTACAGCATTAATTTTGTCTCGACTCACCGCCTCAGGGgttagtttagaaaatatgTACAATGAATGGCAGCATTTAAGCGGATTAGAACTAGCAGATCCAGATTTTCGAGcttcttttaatattgaattgatcTTAGGTGCGGAAGTATATGCTATTATTTTAGAAGAAGGAATTCGTAAAGGAAATATAAACGCTCcaattgcaataaaaaccGCATTGGGATGGGTACTTTCCGGAACGGCGGGCGGAGAGTCAACAGGCAAGGGCGTATCCGTGCATAAATGCACCACGGGAATAGATTTGTCCGATTTAGTTAAGCAATTTTGGCAGCaggaggaaataaaattgtctctTCCGGCCTTAACTGCAGAAGAAATTGAGtgcgaaaaacattttgtaGAAACTCATCGCCGTGATGAGACAGGACGTTATATAATTCGATTGCCATTTTTAAGCAAGGACGCGattccaaattttaaaaattctcgcTCAATAGCTGTTAAAATGCTTCAAGCTCTGGAAAAACGATTAAGCAAACAACCACAGattcgtaaattatataatgaatTTATGACAGAATATCAACAACTTGAGCATATGACTAAAGTAACTTCACCCGCGCCGACGGACGAAGTGTGCTGCTATTTGCCACATCATTGCGTAATCAAATCAGCCGAGGAAAAAACTAAGATACGCGTAGTTTGTAACGGATCAGCCCGGATGGCacaaaatataagtttaaatCAAGTCTTGCTAACGGGTAAAAATTTGCTGCCAGAATTGCCTGCTATAATAACCAATTGGCGCCGACATCGATTTGCGATAGTAGCGGATATAGAAAAAATGTACAGACAAATTTTGGTTGACGACGCGGACAAAAAAATGCAGCGTATTGTCTGGCGTTATGACCCTGCTGAGAATGTAAACGACTATCAGTTAAACACTTTAACTTATGGACTTGCTTGTGCACCATTTGTAGCCCTGCGAGTATTGCAACAACTCGCAgaggatgaaaaagaaaaatatcctATAGGCGCTTCCGTGTTGCAATCGGAAACTTATATGGACGATATTCTTACCGGAGCGAGTTCCGTAAACGGAAAACGCGCTTTAATAAAAGATCTAGTTGCGATTTGCATGGCGGGCGGCttcccgttaaaaaaatggGCTGCTAGCTCGAAATTAATAGAGGACATAATTCCCAAAACGGAACATCAAAACCAGCCTGTCGTTTGGCAATCCATTGAGGGACACCCGATTTTAGGAATGCAATGGAATCCTAGAACAGATACGTTTGCCTTTCATATCCATATAATTGCAGAAAAAATATACTCGAAAAGAAAGATTCTATCAGAAGTTGCGCAACTGTTTGATCCGCTTGGGTGGCTAGCACCGGTTATCattcgcgcgaaaatttttattcaaacatTATGGCTAAAAAGTTTAGATTGGGATGAGCCTCTGCCAAAAGAGGAGCAAGAATTTTGGTTAAAATTTCAAGCAGAACTCCCTGAACTGCAGAAAATTGCCTTGCCCCGCTGGATAAATAGTCTTGCCTCAAATTGTAGTATAGAAATCCACGGGTTTTCAGATGCTTCCGAGAGAGCCATTGCTGCGGTTGTTTACTTACGAGTAACGTGCACTAGTCCGGACGAATATGACGACTTTCACTTTTCCAAAATTTCGCTTTTGCAATCAAAAACTAAAGTTGCTCctttaaaaactatttcttTACCGCGATTAGAATTAAATGCCGCCGCTCTATTAGTGCGTTTagtaaacaaaataaaacttgctgcaaaatttaaaattaatagagtCTATTTATGGTCCGACTCTACGGTTACTTTGGCCTGGATACGGGGTCATTCTTCGCGTTGGTCAACATATGTAGCTAATAGAGTAACTGAGATACAAGAAACATTACCTGATGCTCAGTGGAAACACGTGTCCGGTAACGAAAACCCGGCCGATTGTGCGTCGCGAGGAATTTCTCCATCGGAATTAGCAGGCCACCCGCTGTGGTGGACCGGGCCAGCTTGGTTATCACCATACGATGAATTAAATGCGAGATTATTTCATCAAGAAATTCCTCGAACGCATGAGGAGGAACGACCTGCTAGGGTACATATAgttgaaaacaaaaaacagGAAAATGAAATGCtattgcaattttcttcgctAACACGATTATTGCATATTACTGCTTGGTGCCGTCGCTGGCCCGCAAGATTACGAAAACGTAAAAATCAAGATCAAGATCTCGAACTAAGCGAACTTGAGGATGCAAAAAATCTTTGGATTAAGCATTcgcaagatatatttttttccaaagaAATTAaggctattaaaaataaacagacATTATTGCGACAAAGtgcattatataaattaaatccgttTGTTGACAAAAATGAAATACTTCGAGTAGGTGGCCGATTGCAACACTCGTCTATTAATTACAATCAAAAGCATCCGATCATTCTCAGCAAGGATTcatattttgcgaaattaGTAATTGATAAGTGCCATCGTATGACACTGCACGGCGGGGTGCAGTTAACCTTAGCTACAATAAGACAAAGATATTGGATCCTAGGCGGACGCCAAATTGTTAAATCATTCATACACAAATGCGCCAAATGTATACGTTGGAAAGGAACAGCATGTTTCCCGCTTATGGGAAGTTTGCCTCATGCGAGAACTTCTCCGCTACCACCGTTCTTTAATACAGGTCTAGATTATGCTGGACCAATTATGATGCGAACCTCAAAGGGCAGAGGCCAAAGAGCCTATAAGGGTTTTATTGCCATTTTCGTTTGTTTTTCTACCAGAGCCGTTCACATAGAAGCCGTTTCAGATTATACAACTGAAGCATTTCTAGCGGCTTTCAGGCGATTCACTTCTAGACGCGGTTTATGTGCCCATCTTTATAGTGATCGCGGCACAAATTTTATAGGGGCAGATGCGCaacttagaaattttataaaacaaataacaCATGActcattgattaaaaataatctgacCAATAAAGGGGTGCTTTGGCATTTCAATCCCCCCAGTGCTCCCCACTTTGGGGGCCTCTGGGAAGCCGCGGTAAAATCTGCAAAATTTCATATTCACCGGGTAATCGGTAAAGCAACACTGACGTATGAAGAATTAGCAACTTTCTTGACGCAGGTAGAAGCATGCTTAAATTCGAGACCCTTGCTTCCTATCTCCGATGACCCCGAAGATTTTGAAGCACTTACGCCGGGTCATTTCTTAATAGGGCAACCTCTAAATGCTTTACCCGAACCTTCATTACAAGAAATATCTGAGAATCGGCTAAAGCGATGGCAACTCATTCAAAAAATGCGTGACCACTTTTGGCAACGATGGTCCAATGAATATATTCCGACGCttaatgtaagaaataaatgGTCTGTTGCAAtgaaaaacttaaaaattaatactctaTGTTTAATTCGTGGGGAAGGCACTGCGCCTGCGAAGTGGCCCCTTGGGCGTATTATTGCTATTCACCCTGGAGCCGACGGTCAAGTTCGCGTGGTAACCGTTAAAACTGCAACAACCACTTTTACGCGACCCGTAGTTAAAATCGTTCCATTGTTTGctgataatgaaataaatcatGATTCAAATGCAACCGAAACATAA
- the LOC139109089 gene encoding uncharacterized protein encodes MRCAPYLAIRTLHQLVEDEGARFPRGARCLRHQAFVDNIFGSADQLEEAKEERDELILLLKAAGFELDKWSTNHKYLIPEEHRTKPVNNTVHIETLDTVSALGFQWNQSSDQFSYDRKRLEQNSVCNKRTALSCLSRLFDPLGWLSPVTIVGKVFLQELWIAKVDWDEKFNESQARRWTRAYAAVVYGRSITEDEAVHVNIIAAKAKLSPIKTISIPKLELCGATLLVRLLRHYRKLDFFKDVPVTAWSDSQVTLASSRCTMELCAFQAELCGFSITRFKGGGTLTLGCGGEGHHGCLKDENIGPGKENRPLI; translated from the exons ATGCGTTGTGCCCCTTACCTGGCGATACGGACTCTGCATCAGTTGGTGGAGGACGAGGGCGCACGATTCCCAAGAGGCGCCAGATGTCTTCGCCATCAAGCTTTTGTAGATAATATATTTGGAAGTGCAGATCAACTCGAAGAAGCAAAGGAGGAACGTGATGAGCTAATATTGCTATTGAAAGCGGCGGGATTTGAGCTTGACAAATGGTCAACAAATCATAAATACCTTATTCCTGAAGAGCATCGGACAAAACCGGTTAATAATACAGTACATATAGAGACTCTCGATACTGTGAGCGCATTGGGGTTTCAGTGGAACCAGTCGTCAGATCAATTTAGTTATGATAGGAAAAGATTGGAGCAGAATTCTGTGTGTAACAAGCGGACGGCATTATCATGTCTTTCAAGGCTATTCGACCCCTTAGGTTGGCTGTCGCCAGTAACAATTGTGGGTAAGGTCTTCCTGCAAGAATTGTGGATTGCAAAGGTTGACTGGGATGAAAAGTTTAACGAGTCTCAAGCACGAAGATGGA CTAGAGCGTATGCAGCTGTAGTATATGGTAGATCAATAACTGAAGATGAAGCTGTACACGTAAACATAATTGCTGCAAAGGCAAAGTTAAGCCCGATAAAAACGATTAGCATACCGAAATTGGAGCTATGTGGAGCCACTCTATTGGTGCGGTTACTGAGGCATTACCGGaaacttgatttttttaaggATGTGCCCGTTACGGCCTGGAGCGACAGCCAGGTCACGCTCGCTT CTTCCAGATGCACGATGGAGTTATGTGCCTTCCAAGCAGAACTCTGCGGATTTAGCATCACGAGGTTTAAAGGCGGCGGAACTCTAACTCTCGGCTGTGGTGGCGAGGGCCATCATGGCTGTCTCAAGGACGAGAACATTGGCCCGGGCAAGGAGAATCGTCCATTGATATAG
- the LOC139108934 gene encoding LOW QUALITY PROTEIN: uncharacterized protein (The sequence of the model RefSeq protein was modified relative to this genomic sequence to represent the inferred CDS: substituted 1 base at 1 genomic stop codon), with translation MIDPQKQLMLALXRFATPDSLRSISDRFGVGRSTAFYVTKRVTNILITLAPRIIKWPTGEKINRTWLGFESTSTFPKVIGAIDGTHINIPAPKHNAETYINRKGHHSIQLQAVCDHNAQFIHCYAGHVGSVHDQRVFRLSEVQSYLGDASKFPEDCHLVGDAAYKLHDNLLIPYKDNGHLTEHQRNYNFCHASARIAIERAFGLLKGRFRSLLTTLPLKRMDIIPKHIVACCVLHNICLMRGDQLDIVLNQNEGEIVNEAYVENYYAVNNILLRRI, from the exons ATGATTGATCCACAGAAACAATTAATGTTAGCGTTGTAGAGGTTTGCTACACCAGATTCACTAAG aTCCATTAGTGATAGATTTGGTGTTGGCAGGAGTACAGCGTTCTATGTAACTAAACGagttacaaatatattaattacattagcACCACGTATTATAAAATGGCCTACaggcgaaaaaattaatagaacgTGGTTAGGATTTGAAAGTACTAGTACTTTTCCTAAAGTCATAGGTGCCATCGATGGTACTCATATTAATATCCCTGCACCTAAACACAACGCTGAAACATACATAAATCGGAAAGGTCATCACTCCATTCAATTGCAG GCTGTATGCGATCACAATGCTCAATTTATTCATTGTTACGCTGGCCATGTCGGATCAGTGCATGACCAGCGTGTATTTCGGTTATCGGAGGTTCAGTCTTATTTAGGAGATGCCTCTAAATTTCCTGAGGATTGTCACTTGGTTGGAGACGCTGCCTATAAGCTCCATGACAATTTGTTAATTCCTTATAAAGACAATGGACATTTAACTGAACACcaacgaaattataatttctgtcATGCATCAGCGAGAATTGCAATTGAGAGAGCATTTGGCTTATTAAAAGGTAGATTTAGAAGCCTTCTAACAACGCTTCCTTTGAAAAGAATGGATATAATTCCCAAACATATTGTTGCTTGCTGTGTACTCCACAACATCTGCTTAATGAGAGGAGATCAACTGGACATAGTCCTAAATCAAAACGAAGGAGAAATCGTTAATGAAGCAtatgttgaaaattattatgctgttaataatattctcttAAGAAGGATTTAA
- the LOC139109090 gene encoding uncharacterized protein translates to MENLKRRRQREIVNYSHLTVDELTRARHALIKCSQEADFSKDIQALQRDGIIPRNSRLKRLNPYLDQEGLLRVNGRLRHSSLLYNAKYPPILAKTSNLSLLYVRHAHQNCWHGGISLTLSTLRVHVWVIDGSNLVRKVVRNCIKCARFRSLPLSQQMGNLPVLRVNLDRAFSESGVDYAGPISIRRSSGRGQSACKGYVALFVCLATKAVSLDDHLEAVGDLSTEAFLGAFRRFVGRRGVCGTLYSDNGTNFRGADVELRNMYAEYSIFYHDVAEYLASCGTEWRFIPPRAPHFGGLWEAGIKNMKKHLIKVVGNYKLTFEELSTALVQIEACMNSRPLYPLSEDPADLEALTPAHFLTGSTSTLIPEPEALDVPENRLSRYQLLQKMKTHYWKRWSHKYLTTLQERTKWLRDAENVKVDQLVALREDGLPPAKWALARILEVHPGTDIRVRVVTLKTQNSTLKRPIVKLVPLLDPVNQDA, encoded by the coding sequence ATGGAAAATCTCAAACGAAGAAGGCAAAGGGAAATAGTTAACTATAGCCATCTAACAGTAGATGAATTGACAAGGGCTCGACATGCCCTGATCAAGTGCTCTCAAGAAGCAGATTTTTCCAAGGATATTCAGGCATTACAGCGGGATGGAATTATACCAAGAAATTCTCGTCTGAAAAGATTAAATCCATATTTAGATCAAGAAGGATTACTCAGGGTAAATGGGAGGCTACGCCACAGCAGTCTTCTGTATAATGCTAAGTATCCACCCATACTTGCAAAGACTTCAAATTTGTCACTGTTATATGTGCGTCATGCACATCAGAATTGTTGGCACGGAGGAATCTCACTTACTCTATCCACATTACGCGTGCACGTTTGGGTCATCGATGGATCGAATTTAGTGCGAAAAGTTGTGCGCAACTGTATAAAATGTGCTCGTTTCCGTTCTCTACCATTGTCACAACAAATGGGAAATTTACCCGTCCTACGTGTTAATCTAGATCGTGCTTTTTCAGAAAGTGGAGTGGACTATGCTGGTCCAATATCTATACGACGAAGCTCTGGTCGTGGACAATCAGCGTGTAAGGGCTACGTAGCGCTGTTCGTTTGCCTAGCCACCAAGGCTGTGAGCCTTGACGACCACTTAGAGGCGGTCGGAGACCTGAGTACCGAGGCGTTTCTGGGTGCATTTAGACGATTTGTAGGCCGCAGGGGCGTCTGTGGAACCCTATACTCTGACAATGGGACTAACTTCCGAGGAGCTGACGTTGAGTTGCGTAATATGTATGCCGAGTACTCCATCTTCTACCACGACGTGGCTGAATATCTAGCATCTTGCGGTACCGAGTGGAGATTTATTCCTCCCCGAGCACCGCATTTCGGCGGGCTTTGGGAAGCTGGGATCAAGAACATGAAGAAACATTTAATCAAGGTTGTGGGCAACTATAAGCTAACATTTGAAGAGTTGAGCACTGCATTAGTGCAGATCGAGGCATGTATGAACTCCCGTCCTCTTTATCCATTGTCGGAGGATCCAGCTGATCTGGAAGCGCTCACGCCAGCGCATTTCCTCACAGGGAGTACTTCCACCCTCATACCTGAGCCTGAAGCACTTGATGTGCCTGAAAACCGGCTGTCCCGGTATCAACTTCTTCAAAAGATGAAGACTCACTATTGGAAGCGTTGGTCGCACAAGTACTTGACCACCCTTCAAGAAAGAACGAAGTGGCTGAGAGACGCGGAGAATGTAAAGGTGGATCAGTTAGTCGCGTTAAGAGAAGACGGGTTACCTCCTGCAAAATGGGCATTAGCACGAATATTAGAGGTACATCCAGGTACTGACATTAGAGTAAGAGTGGTAACATTGAAAACGCAGAATTCAACCCTGAAGAGACCCATCGTGAAATTGGTGCCACTTTTGGACCCAGTCAACCAAGATGCTTAG